The following proteins come from a genomic window of Sphaerisporangium rubeum:
- the lon gene encoding endopeptidase La, translated as MSQSLILPVLPLDDEVVLPGMVVPLDLSDAEVRAAIDAARASGERQGTARVLLVPRVDGRYGAVGVSAVIEQVGRLPGGNPAAVVRGAERVRVGSGTTGPGAALWVETTPMDVVPAGPRAEELAKEYKALAATILQKRGAWQVVDAVNQIKDASELADSSGYAPWLDTAQKVELLENPDPAERLAKLVEWARDHLAELDVAETIRKDVQEGMEKQQREFLLRQQLAAVRKELAELNGDAASEEEDYRARVEAADLPEKVREAALKEVDKLERTSDQSPESGWIRTWLDTVLDLPWNVRTEDSYDISAARAVLDADHTGLDDVKERIIEYLAVRKRRADRGLGVVGGRRSGAVLALAGPPGVGKTSLGESVARAMGREFVRVALGGVRDEAEIRGHRRTYVGALPGRIVRAIREAGSMNPVVLLDEVDKVGADYRGDPTAALLEVLDPAQNHTFRDHYLEVELDLSDVLFLATANVLESVPGPLLDRMEIVTLDGYTEDEKVAIARDHLLPRQLDKAGLTADDVTIDDEALRRLAGEYTREAGVRSLERAVARVLRKVTAKAALETGALPVRVGADDLVGYLGRPRHVPESSLPQAAQRTSVPGVATGLAVTGAGGDVLYVEASLADPETGSTAVTLTGQLGDVMKESAQIALSYLRSRGVELELPVGSLKDRSVHIHVPAGAIPKDGPSAGVTMTTALASLLSGRPVRTDVAMTGEVSLTGRVLPIGGVKQKLLAAHRAGITTVLIPARNEPDLDDVPQAVRDELTVHTVSDVREVLQIALTPAAVAQTTAA; from the coding sequence ATGAGTCAGAGCTTGATCCTCCCGGTTCTGCCCCTCGACGACGAGGTCGTCCTGCCGGGCATGGTCGTCCCGCTCGACCTGTCGGACGCCGAGGTGCGCGCGGCCATCGACGCCGCCCGGGCCTCCGGCGAGCGGCAGGGGACCGCGCGGGTGCTGCTCGTTCCCCGTGTCGACGGCCGGTACGGCGCCGTCGGCGTGTCCGCGGTCATCGAGCAGGTCGGGAGGCTTCCCGGCGGCAATCCCGCCGCCGTCGTCCGTGGTGCCGAGCGTGTGCGCGTCGGCTCCGGCACGACGGGACCCGGCGCCGCGCTGTGGGTGGAGACGACCCCCATGGACGTCGTGCCGGCCGGGCCCCGTGCCGAGGAGCTCGCCAAGGAGTACAAGGCGCTGGCGGCCACCATCCTGCAGAAGCGCGGCGCGTGGCAGGTCGTGGACGCGGTGAACCAGATCAAGGACGCCTCCGAGCTCGCCGACAGCTCCGGCTACGCGCCGTGGCTGGACACCGCGCAGAAGGTCGAGCTGCTGGAGAACCCCGACCCCGCCGAGCGGCTCGCCAAGCTGGTGGAGTGGGCCCGTGACCACCTGGCCGAGCTGGACGTCGCCGAGACGATCCGCAAGGACGTCCAGGAAGGCATGGAGAAGCAGCAGCGGGAGTTCCTGCTGCGGCAGCAGCTCGCCGCCGTGCGCAAGGAACTGGCCGAGCTGAACGGCGACGCCGCCTCCGAGGAGGAGGACTACCGCGCTCGCGTGGAGGCCGCCGACCTGCCGGAGAAGGTTCGCGAGGCCGCGCTCAAGGAGGTCGACAAGCTGGAGCGCACCTCCGACCAGTCCCCCGAGAGCGGCTGGATCCGCACCTGGCTGGACACCGTGCTCGACCTGCCGTGGAACGTCCGCACCGAGGACTCCTACGACATCTCCGCGGCCCGCGCCGTGCTCGACGCCGACCACACCGGCCTCGACGACGTCAAGGAGCGCATCATCGAGTACCTCGCGGTGCGCAAGCGCCGCGCCGACCGCGGCCTCGGCGTCGTCGGCGGCCGCCGCAGCGGCGCCGTCCTGGCGCTGGCCGGTCCTCCCGGGGTCGGCAAGACCTCGCTCGGCGAGTCGGTGGCCCGCGCCATGGGCCGCGAGTTCGTCCGGGTCGCGCTCGGCGGTGTGCGCGACGAGGCCGAGATCAGGGGCCACCGGCGCACGTACGTCGGCGCGCTCCCCGGCCGGATCGTGCGGGCCATCCGCGAGGCCGGCAGCATGAACCCCGTCGTGCTGCTCGACGAGGTCGACAAGGTCGGCGCCGACTACCGCGGCGACCCGACGGCGGCGCTGCTGGAGGTGCTGGACCCGGCGCAGAACCACACGTTCCGCGACCACTACCTGGAGGTCGAGCTCGACCTGTCGGACGTGCTGTTCCTCGCCACCGCCAACGTGCTGGAGTCCGTGCCGGGCCCGCTGCTGGACCGCATGGAGATCGTCACCCTCGACGGCTACACCGAGGACGAGAAGGTCGCCATCGCACGCGACCACCTGCTGCCGCGCCAGCTCGACAAGGCGGGCCTGACCGCCGACGACGTCACCATCGACGACGAGGCGCTACGCAGGCTCGCCGGCGAGTACACCCGCGAGGCGGGGGTCCGCTCGCTGGAGCGGGCCGTCGCGCGGGTGCTGCGCAAGGTCACCGCCAAGGCGGCCCTCGAGACCGGCGCGCTGCCGGTGCGGGTCGGCGCGGACGACCTGGTCGGCTACCTCGGCCGGCCGCGGCACGTGCCGGAGTCCTCGCTGCCGCAGGCCGCGCAGCGCACCTCCGTGCCGGGGGTGGCCACGGGCCTCGCGGTCACCGGCGCCGGCGGCGACGTGCTGTACGTCGAGGCGTCGCTGGCCGACCCCGAGACCGGGTCCACGGCGGTCACGCTGACCGGTCAGCTCGGCGACGTCATGAAGGAGTCGGCGCAGATCGCGCTGTCGTACCTTCGGTCGCGCGGCGTGGAGCTGGAGCTGCCGGTCGGGTCGCTGAAGGACCGCTCGGTGCACATCCACGTCCCGGCCGGCGCCATCCCCAAGGACGGCCCGTCGGCGGGTGTCACGATGACCACCGCACTGGCCTCGCTGCTGTCGGGCCGGCCTGTGCGCACGGACGTCGCGATGACCGGTGAGGTGTCGCTGACCGGCCGGGTCCTGCCGATCGGCGGCGTGAAGCAGAAGCTGCTCGCCGCGCACCGGGCCGGCATCACCACGGTGCTCATCCCGGCGCGCAACGAGCCCGACCTGGACGACGTGCCGCAGGCGGTGCGCGACGAGCTGACCGTCCACACGGTGAGCGACGTCCGCGAGGTCCTCCAGATCGCCCTCACCCCGGCGGCGGTGGCCCAGACCACCGCCGCCTGA
- a CDS encoding cytochrome ubiquinol oxidase subunit I, producing MDVLDLARLQFAVTGSLHFLFVVLTLGLAPLVAIMQTRHLLTGRPVFERMTRFWGQIYVINYAVGVFTGLVMEFQFGLNWSGLTHYAGDVFGAPLAMETLIAFFLESTFLGLWIFGWNRLPRGLHLACIWLVALTAYASAFFIMVANSFLQNPAGSVLRGGRLVLSDVGALFANPALVMAFPHVIGAGLFAGGAVVMGASAYKLFRRTSEQEFFRQSLRTGVMWAAIGSLVAAGFGYAQFGVLDGIQPDKFDGPLAALGLANMRLIGETSQLVIPFILAPLLFRHLLARARWLHPLLMLMTPLPFIAAIFGWLAREAGRQPWVVYGRLDVAHAMSPGLTYGSVMASFVAFAGVLGLLALVDYLLIARAVRRGPGQVALGAPEPADPSPSPALAL from the coding sequence ATGGACGTGCTCGACCTGGCCCGGCTGCAGTTCGCGGTGACGGGGAGCCTTCACTTCCTGTTCGTCGTGCTGACGCTGGGCCTGGCCCCCCTCGTGGCGATCATGCAGACCCGCCACCTGCTCACCGGCCGGCCCGTCTTCGAGCGGATGACCCGCTTCTGGGGCCAGATCTACGTCATCAACTACGCGGTCGGCGTGTTCACCGGCCTGGTGATGGAGTTCCAGTTCGGCCTGAACTGGAGCGGCCTGACCCACTACGCCGGCGACGTGTTCGGCGCGCCGCTGGCCATGGAGACGCTGATCGCGTTCTTCCTGGAGTCGACGTTCCTCGGGTTGTGGATCTTCGGCTGGAACCGGCTCCCCCGAGGGCTGCACCTGGCGTGCATCTGGCTGGTGGCGCTCACCGCGTACGCCAGCGCGTTCTTCATCATGGTCGCCAACTCCTTCCTGCAGAACCCGGCGGGCTCGGTGCTCAGGGGTGGCAGGCTCGTGCTGTCGGACGTCGGGGCCCTGTTCGCCAACCCGGCGCTCGTCATGGCGTTCCCTCACGTCATCGGGGCCGGCCTGTTCGCCGGCGGCGCCGTCGTCATGGGGGCGAGCGCCTACAAGCTGTTCCGCCGCACGAGCGAGCAGGAGTTCTTCCGGCAGTCCCTGCGCACCGGCGTCATGTGGGCCGCGATCGGCAGCCTGGTGGCGGCCGGGTTCGGGTACGCGCAGTTCGGCGTGCTCGACGGCATCCAGCCGGACAAGTTCGACGGCCCGCTCGCGGCACTCGGTCTCGCCAACATGAGGCTCATCGGCGAGACCTCGCAGCTCGTGATCCCGTTCATCCTCGCGCCGCTGCTGTTCCGTCACCTGCTGGCCCGCGCCAGGTGGCTGCACCCCCTTCTCATGCTGATGACGCCGCTGCCGTTCATCGCGGCGATCTTCGGCTGGCTGGCCAGGGAGGCCGGCCGGCAGCCGTGGGTGGTGTACGGCAGGCTCGACGTCGCGCACGCCATGTCCCCCGGCCTGACCTACGGCAGCGTCATGGCGTCCTTCGTGGCCTTCGCCGGGGTGCTCGGCCTGCTCGCTCTCGTCGACTACCTGCTGATCGCGCGGGCCGTACGGCGCGGGCCCGGCCAGGTCGCGCTCGGCGCACCCGAGCCGGCCGACCCGTCCCCCTCCCCCGCACTCGCCCTCTGA
- a CDS encoding cytochrome d ubiquinol oxidase subunit II, whose product MEIIWFAVFAVLLAGYFALEGFDIGLGMLLPVLARARERAGEPGTRQDQRDHLVAAMAPFVLANEVWLVAVAGTLFGVYPLLEGQVIGGLYGVVVALVTSWVLRDAGLWFRRRLDGGAWRAFWDAVLCAGSWGLALSWGVALGSVVRGLPGQPFDVVGVLCGVVVAAVLAVHGRSFAAWRLSGPREIGHTGRRLTLTAALAALPPVAVLAVAAPSLLDATASPQALSVLSVMALPVLPILVVAQVWVWRTFSPGRDLRERERTGTTRVLSFF is encoded by the coding sequence ATGGAGATCATCTGGTTCGCGGTCTTCGCGGTGCTGCTCGCCGGTTACTTCGCGCTCGAAGGCTTCGACATCGGCCTCGGCATGCTGCTGCCGGTGCTGGCCAGGGCCCGCGAGCGCGCCGGGGAACCCGGCACGCGGCAGGACCAGCGCGACCACCTGGTGGCGGCGATGGCGCCGTTCGTCCTGGCCAACGAGGTGTGGCTGGTCGCCGTCGCAGGCACCCTGTTCGGGGTGTACCCCCTGCTGGAGGGACAGGTGATCGGTGGCCTGTACGGGGTCGTGGTGGCGCTGGTCACCTCCTGGGTCCTGCGGGACGCCGGTCTGTGGTTCCGGCGCAGGCTCGACGGCGGTGCGTGGCGGGCCTTCTGGGACGCGGTGCTGTGCGCCGGGTCGTGGGGTCTCGCGCTGAGCTGGGGGGTGGCGCTCGGGTCCGTGGTGCGCGGCCTCCCGGGTCAGCCGTTCGACGTCGTCGGCGTGCTGTGCGGCGTGGTGGTCGCCGCGGTGCTCGCCGTGCACGGCCGGTCGTTCGCCGCGTGGCGCCTGTCGGGGCCGCGTGAGATCGGTCACACCGGACGGCGGCTCACGCTGACGGCGGCGCTCGCCGCGCTGCCCCCCGTGGCGGTGCTCGCGGTGGCCGCTCCGTCACTGCTCGACGCCACGGCGTCACCGCAGGCGCTGAGTGTGCTCAGTGTCATGGCGCTTCCTGTGCTTCCCATCCTCGTGGTGGCGCAAGTATGGGTATGGCGCACGTTCTCCCCGGGACGGGACCTCCGGGAACGGGAGCGGACGGGCACCACCCGCGTCCTGTCGTTCTTCTAG
- the cydD gene encoding thiol reductant ABC exporter subunit CydD: protein MHKELLRLARTEPAVRRHLLVCLAAAVAAGLLVLAQAEVLSRVLSGALPVAALPVLAAVVVARALLGHAQGTAGGRTATALKTVLRHRLLSRLRDLGPARLTAHRSGELVTLAGRGLDALDPYVTGYLPAVAVAAVVPVAVLARLFTADPATGVIVLLTLPLIPVFGALVGWQTKAVTERQWRALSLLGGHFLDVVRGLPTLRAFGRTRHQTTVIRQVAEAHRAATMRTLRVAFLSSLVLELVASLSLALVAVPVGLRLLSGSLDLPTALLVLLLAPEAYLPLRAMGTKFHASMEGVAAADDTFKVLDDPRPPSGQAEATPAVPATSHAVTRPTTPPTGIRHPAGDGDSPPTDISGKTDIEIPVPEIRLENVTVRYPGRRDAALDEVSLVIEPGERVALVGESGAGKSTLLALLLGFVTPESGRVLVGGVDLAHADMDEWRRRLAVVPQRPHLFAGTVEDNIRMGPDATPQEVRGAAAAAHADGFVEALPEGYATVVGERGVNLSAGQRQRIALARAFCRPGARVLLLDEPTARLDGRSEAAIVAATRTLATGRTAVIVAHRPAMIDLADRVVRLHAGRVVPGRPATGTTASTSGATVDASGPAGSTAATTTGGAR from the coding sequence ATGCACAAGGAACTGCTGCGGCTGGCGCGGACCGAACCGGCGGTCCGCCGCCATCTGCTGGTGTGCCTGGCGGCCGCCGTCGCCGCCGGGCTGCTGGTGCTGGCCCAGGCCGAGGTGCTGTCCCGGGTGCTGTCCGGCGCGCTTCCCGTGGCGGCGCTGCCGGTGCTCGCCGCCGTGGTGGTGGCGCGGGCCCTGCTCGGCCACGCGCAGGGGACCGCGGGGGGCCGCACGGCCACCGCGCTGAAGACGGTGCTGCGGCACCGGCTGCTGTCCCGGCTGCGCGACCTCGGCCCCGCCAGGCTCACCGCGCACCGCTCGGGTGAGCTCGTCACGCTGGCCGGCCGCGGCCTGGACGCACTCGACCCGTACGTCACCGGGTACCTGCCGGCCGTCGCGGTCGCCGCCGTGGTCCCGGTGGCGGTCCTCGCGCGGCTGTTCACCGCCGACCCGGCCACCGGGGTCATCGTCCTGCTGACACTTCCCCTCATCCCCGTCTTCGGCGCTCTGGTCGGCTGGCAGACCAAGGCCGTCACCGAACGCCAGTGGCGCGCGCTGTCGCTCCTCGGCGGCCATTTCCTCGACGTCGTCCGCGGCCTGCCGACGCTGCGCGCCTTCGGCCGTACCCGTCACCAGACCACCGTGATCCGCCAGGTCGCGGAAGCCCACCGCGCCGCGACCATGCGCACCCTGCGAGTCGCGTTCCTCTCCTCCCTGGTGCTGGAACTCGTCGCGTCCCTCTCCCTGGCGCTGGTCGCCGTCCCCGTCGGCCTGCGCCTGCTGTCCGGCTCCCTCGACCTGCCGACCGCGCTGCTGGTCCTCCTCCTCGCCCCCGAGGCCTACCTGCCGCTGCGCGCCATGGGGACGAAGTTCCACGCCTCGATGGAAGGCGTCGCCGCCGCCGACGACACCTTCAAGGTCCTCGACGACCCCCGGCCGCCGTCCGGCCAGGCCGAGGCCACACCGGCCGTCCCCGCGACGTCTCACGCCGTCACACGACCCACCACCCCGCCGACCGGCATCCGCCACCCCGCTGGGGACGGCGACTCTCCCCCAACCGACATTTCCGGAAAGACGGATATCGAGATCCCGGTACCGGAGATCCGGCTGGAGAACGTGACGGTCCGGTATCCGGGAAGGCGGGACGCCGCTCTGGACGAGGTGTCGCTGGTCATCGAGCCCGGTGAACGGGTGGCGCTGGTCGGTGAGAGCGGAGCGGGAAAGAGCACACTGCTCGCGCTGCTGCTGGGGTTCGTGACGCCGGAGTCGGGACGGGTGCTGGTCGGCGGGGTCGATCTGGCGCACGCCGACATGGACGAGTGGCGGCGCCGGCTCGCCGTCGTCCCGCAGCGGCCCCATCTGTTCGCCGGCACGGTGGAGGACAACATCCGCATGGGGCCGGACGCCACGCCGCAGGAGGTCCGGGGCGCCGCGGCGGCGGCGCACGCGGACGGGTTCGTCGAGGCGCTGCCCGAGGGGTACGCGACCGTCGTCGGGGAGCGTGGAGTGAACCTGTCGGCGGGCCAGCGGCAGCGGATCGCGCTGGCGCGCGCGTTCTGCCGTCCCGGAGCGAGGGTGCTCCTGCTGGACGAGCCCACCGCGCGCCTGGACGGCCGCAGCGAGGCGGCCATCGTGGCGGCCACCCGCACGCTCGCGACCGGCCGCACCGCCGTCATCGTCGCGCACCGGCCCGCCATGATCGACCTCGCCGACCGCGTGGTCCGCCTCCACGCCGGCCGCGTCGTCCCGGGCCGTCCGGCCACCGGGACCACCGCGAGCACCTCAGGAGCCACCGTCGACGCCTCCGGCCCGGCGGGTAGCACCGCCGCGACCACCACGGGGGGTGCCCGATGA
- a CDS encoding S1C family serine protease: protein MTTEDPRTRTQEMNIPGGEPQPGGWTQFGATPPRYGAYPSPDGADQSRTGAYQSPAGAYPPPPGAEPPAPPVPPSGATPPWRGGIGRKALAGLALAAVAVGGGVTGALVTGAANGTPAAASPIMRPASNAAGATVADVARAVQPSVVSILVTGAQGQAEGSGVILSADGLILTNNHVVAGAGQGGQVQVNFSDGKNAAATIVGTDPATDLAVIKAQDVSGLTKATLGDSDKLNVGDAVLAIGSPLGLEGSVTAGIVSALDRTVSVGGEQSQQQPGLPPGWGRQQQQSAPTTIGGAIQTDAAINPGNSGGALVDSSGQVVGINSAIATNGGDGNIGVGFAIPINTARQVADQLIKSGKATHAYLGVNLADPTGNTEGAVVASVQDGSPAARAGLREGDLITKIDGTQVTAADTVVGRIRSMTPGTKITLTYVRGGDSATATVTLAERAAES, encoded by the coding sequence ATGACCACCGAGGACCCGCGCACGCGGACGCAGGAGATGAACATTCCGGGTGGAGAGCCGCAGCCGGGGGGATGGACCCAGTTCGGCGCCACCCCGCCGCGGTACGGCGCGTACCCGTCGCCTGACGGCGCCGACCAGTCGCGGACCGGCGCGTATCAGTCGCCGGCCGGCGCCTACCCTCCGCCGCCTGGCGCCGAGCCCCCCGCACCGCCGGTACCGCCGTCCGGCGCCACCCCGCCGTGGCGCGGCGGCATCGGACGCAAGGCCCTCGCGGGGCTGGCGCTCGCGGCGGTCGCCGTCGGCGGCGGCGTCACCGGAGCGCTCGTCACCGGCGCGGCGAACGGCACCCCGGCCGCGGCGAGCCCGATCATGCGGCCCGCCTCCAACGCCGCAGGGGCCACCGTGGCGGACGTCGCGCGCGCCGTGCAGCCGTCCGTCGTGTCGATCCTCGTCACCGGAGCGCAGGGCCAGGCCGAGGGGTCGGGGGTGATCCTGTCCGCCGACGGGCTGATCCTCACCAACAACCACGTGGTGGCCGGCGCGGGTCAAGGCGGCCAGGTTCAGGTGAATTTCTCCGACGGCAAGAACGCCGCGGCGACGATCGTCGGCACCGACCCCGCCACCGACCTCGCCGTGATCAAGGCGCAGGACGTCTCCGGACTCACCAAGGCGACCCTCGGCGACAGCGACAAGCTGAACGTCGGCGACGCGGTGCTCGCCATCGGCAGCCCGCTGGGCCTTGAGGGCTCGGTCACCGCCGGAATCGTCAGCGCGCTGGACCGCACCGTCAGCGTCGGCGGCGAGCAGTCGCAGCAGCAGCCCGGCCTGCCTCCCGGCTGGGGACGTCAGCAGCAGCAGTCCGCGCCGACGACCATCGGCGGGGCCATCCAGACCGACGCGGCCATCAACCCCGGCAACTCCGGCGGCGCGCTGGTCGACTCCTCGGGCCAGGTGGTCGGCATCAACAGCGCCATCGCCACCAACGGCGGGGACGGCAACATCGGCGTCGGTTTCGCCATCCCCATCAACACCGCGCGCCAGGTCGCCGACCAGCTCATCAAGAGCGGCAAGGCCACCCACGCCTACCTCGGCGTCAACCTCGCCGACCCCACGGGGAACACCGAGGGGGCCGTCGTCGCCTCCGTACAGGACGGCAGCCCCGCCGCGCGGGCCGGCCTGCGTGAAGGCGACCTGATCACCAAGATCGACGGCACCCAGGTGACCGCCGCCGACACGGTCGTCGGCCGGATCCGCTCCATGACCCCCGGAACGAAGATCACCCTCACCTACGTCCGCGGCGGCGACTCCGCCACCGCGACCGTCACCCTGGCGGAGCGCGCCGCCGAGAGCTGA
- a CDS encoding nucleotidyltransferase domain-containing protein → MTDDISHRGALMIGHPPTAALVDRFLATVEPIVPLRALWAHGSLAGGDYRPGRSDLDLIAVLSRPCTPAEGERLAEAHRRLDAADPLAAGLHCGYAAAGELDDPDRPHLAWAHREILHRPVTPVTRSELHRFGVILYGAEPGELLPPVTARQLAAFVVRDQRDFWRPALRHPRRWRQDIWVDLGMLTHARATVTLRDGTLITKREALAELRAMDAPAEVVDDIERRRYDDPAPPAKPWLTRRAALTRAWLTPAVAALVAVHPS, encoded by the coding sequence ATGACCGACGACATCTCCCACCGAGGAGCCCTCATGATCGGCCATCCCCCCACCGCGGCGCTCGTGGACCGCTTCCTCGCCACCGTCGAGCCGATCGTCCCGCTGCGCGCGCTGTGGGCCCACGGGTCGCTCGCCGGCGGCGACTACCGTCCAGGACGCAGCGACCTCGACCTGATCGCCGTCCTCTCCCGGCCGTGCACCCCCGCCGAGGGGGAACGGCTGGCCGAGGCGCACCGGCGGCTCGACGCGGCCGACCCTCTCGCGGCCGGTCTCCACTGCGGGTACGCCGCCGCCGGCGAGCTGGACGACCCTGACCGGCCCCATCTCGCCTGGGCCCACCGGGAGATCCTGCACCGGCCCGTCACCCCGGTCACCAGGAGCGAACTGCACCGTTTCGGCGTGATCCTGTACGGGGCCGAGCCGGGTGAGCTGCTCCCGCCGGTCACCGCGCGGCAGCTCGCCGCGTTCGTGGTCCGCGACCAGCGGGACTTCTGGCGGCCCGCTCTGCGCCACCCGAGGCGGTGGCGGCAGGACATCTGGGTGGACCTCGGCATGCTCACCCATGCGCGCGCCACGGTGACCTTGCGGGACGGCACCCTCATCACCAAACGCGAAGCCCTGGCCGAGTTGCGCGCCATGGACGCTCCGGCCGAGGTCGTCGATGACATCGAACGCCGCCGCTACGACGACCCGGCCCCACCCGCCAAGCCGTGGCTCACCCGCCGCGCGGCCCTGACCCGCGCCTGGCTCACTCCCGCCGTCGCCGCACTGGTCGCCGTGCACCCCTCGTGA
- the cydC gene encoding thiol reductant ABC exporter subunit CydC, with protein MNRVWRQDGMVRRAVAAAAAGAAAELAGLGLIAAAAWLITRAAQQPELAALSVAIVAVRAFATSRGLFRYGERLAGHDVALRAQAATREELYEALAPAGTPRLRGADVLTRMVDDTDAVQDLLVRCLLPAFAAVVTAVAAVGLGAALLPAAALTLLAGLAFAGGLLPALAAAGARRRSAALAPARAELAARVADLVHGAADLAAYGAGDRALAAAAEAGDRLAVLERRQARAGAAVLALGTLAQGLTVAAIVLVAQRAGLGQVPAAVLALTALVAFEPILPLAAAGERFAGVTAALRRLREVRATPPAVAEPAAPAAVPQGPLTVRAEDLVVRHCPGLPPALDGVSLTLTPGRRVAVVGPSGAGKSTLLAALMRTVEPDSGTITLNGVDVRELAPDGVRERITGLTQDPYVFRATLRDNLLLAGPDATGDELAAAVRRARLADWVERTGWDATLGEDGRTVSGGQLQRLALARALLRDPEVLLLDEPAESLDPATADALTADLLDATHGRTTLLVTHRLRGLEHVDEIIVLEDGRVTQRGTHETLTTVPGYYRDLWRSEALTTHP; from the coding sequence ATGAACCGTGTCTGGCGGCAGGACGGCATGGTGCGGCGGGCTGTGGCGGCCGCCGCGGCCGGAGCGGCGGCGGAGCTGGCGGGTCTCGGGCTGATCGCTGCGGCGGCGTGGCTGATCACGCGTGCGGCGCAGCAGCCGGAGCTCGCGGCGCTGAGCGTGGCGATCGTCGCGGTGCGCGCGTTCGCGACCAGCCGTGGCCTGTTCCGGTACGGCGAGCGGCTGGCCGGTCACGACGTGGCGCTGCGCGCGCAGGCGGCGACCCGTGAGGAGCTGTACGAGGCGCTGGCCCCGGCGGGGACGCCGCGGCTGCGTGGCGCGGACGTGCTCACCCGCATGGTGGACGACACCGACGCGGTGCAGGACCTGCTGGTGCGCTGCCTGCTGCCGGCGTTCGCGGCCGTCGTGACGGCCGTCGCCGCCGTCGGGCTCGGCGCGGCGCTGCTGCCGGCCGCCGCGCTCACCCTGCTGGCCGGCCTGGCGTTCGCCGGCGGCCTGCTGCCGGCGCTGGCCGCCGCCGGCGCGCGCCGCAGGTCGGCCGCGCTGGCACCCGCGCGGGCCGAACTGGCCGCACGAGTGGCCGACCTGGTGCACGGCGCCGCCGACCTCGCCGCCTACGGCGCCGGGGACCGCGCGCTCGCCGCCGCGGCCGAGGCGGGGGACCGCCTGGCGGTCCTGGAGCGGCGGCAGGCCAGAGCCGGCGCCGCCGTGCTCGCGCTCGGCACGCTGGCGCAAGGCCTCACCGTCGCGGCGATCGTGCTGGTGGCGCAGCGCGCCGGCCTCGGCCAGGTGCCGGCGGCGGTGCTGGCGCTGACGGCCCTGGTGGCGTTCGAGCCGATCCTGCCGCTGGCCGCCGCCGGTGAGCGGTTCGCCGGGGTGACGGCCGCGCTGCGCAGGCTGCGCGAGGTCCGCGCCACTCCCCCGGCCGTCGCCGAGCCCGCCGCACCGGCCGCCGTGCCGCAGGGGCCGCTGACCGTGCGGGCCGAGGACCTCGTCGTCCGGCACTGCCCCGGCCTGCCTCCGGCCCTGGACGGCGTCTCGCTCACCCTCACCCCCGGCCGCCGCGTCGCCGTGGTCGGCCCGAGCGGCGCCGGCAAGAGCACTCTGCTCGCGGCGCTGATGCGCACCGTCGAGCCGGACTCCGGCACGATCACCCTGAACGGCGTGGACGTGCGCGAGCTGGCCCCGGACGGCGTGCGGGAACGGATCACCGGCCTGACCCAGGACCCGTACGTGTTCCGCGCCACCCTGCGCGACAACCTGCTGCTGGCCGGCCCCGACGCGACCGGGGACGAGCTGGCGGCGGCCGTGCGCCGGGCCCGGCTGGCGGACTGGGTGGAGCGCACCGGCTGGGACGCCACGCTCGGCGAGGACGGCCGTACCGTGTCAGGCGGCCAGCTCCAGCGCCTGGCCCTGGCCCGCGCGCTGCTGCGCGACCCGGAGGTCCTGCTGCTCGACGAACCCGCCGAGTCCCTGGACCCCGCCACGGCGGACGCCTTGACGGCCGACCTGCTCGACGCCACCCACGGCCGTACGACACTGCTGGTCACCCACCGCCTGCGCGGCCTGGAACACGTCGACGAGATCATCGTCCTGGAGGACGGCCGTGTCACCCAGCGCGGCACCCACGAGACCCTGACCACCGTCCCCGGCTACTACCGTGACCTGTGGCGCTCCGAAGCCCTCACCACCCACCCCTGA